A window of the Juglans microcarpa x Juglans regia isolate MS1-56 chromosome 5D, Jm3101_v1.0, whole genome shotgun sequence genome harbors these coding sequences:
- the LOC121265051 gene encoding uncharacterized protein LOC121265051 has protein sequence MEPPMGKSGSLRNSLVRLLMFGVLIIVFRFAYVITITGESCNVGDFCFFSLQETFNFVVTGTGPGASAIAANDAVQATNGGVDLYTSKDWIKAVNFYSSVFQDLISEGHLSGDSKSLCVETPSGKDVYSLKQVGVKDSVGIFKKATRPLVIKALPNRVPFGDSTFDFVFSAGGRLDKVSRPLELASEIERTLKPEGFAVFHIGAKDTYSFNSFLELFNSCKLIKSHDIDGFDSSMPRIREIVLKKEVKILLDRVGVAKPKPINEHSANKCWVPDHKQELVRNAERFITEEPLKPWITLKRNIKNIKYLPSMADISFKNRYVYVDVGARGYGSSIGSWFKKQYPKQNKTFEVYAIEADKAFHEEYNLKKGIRLLPYAAWVRNETLKFEINRDPGKNSSDNGRGMGRIQPFGGGGGGNNGGDVNEIQGFDFANWLKNTVSERDYVVMKMDVEGTEFELIPRLFETGAICLIDEVFLECHYNRWQRCCPGQRSSKYEKTYGQCLELFTSLRQSGVLVHQWW, from the coding sequence ATGGAGCCTCCCATGGGCAAGTCCGGCTCTCTTAGGAACTCTCTGGTACGGTTGCTCATGTTCGGCGTTCTCATCATAGTCTTCCGATTCGCCTACGTTATTACGATCACCGGAGAGTCGTGTAACGTCGGCGACTTCTGCTTCTTCTCGTTACAGGAGACTTTCAATTTCGTTGTCACCGGTACCGGCCCTGGAGCATCGGCCATCGCCGCGAATGACGCCGTCCAAGCGACGAACGGCGGCGTGGATCTCTACACCAGCAAGGATTGGATCAAGGCCGTAAATTTCTACTCCTCCGTCTTCCAGGATCTGATATCCGAAGGCCACCTCTCGGGAGACTCGAAGTCTCTCTGCGTAGAGACGCCGAGCGGAAAAGACGTCTACTCTCTGAAACAGGTCGGGGTTAAGGACTCGGTTGGGATTTTCAAGAAAGCTACCCGGCCTTTGGTAATTAAGGCCCTCCCAAACCGAGTCCCATTCGGCGACAGCACCTTCGACTTCGTGTTCTCCGCTGGGGGCCGTCTCGACAAGGTTTCCCGGCCGTTGGAATTGGCGTCGGAGATCGAAAGGACACTGAAACCCGAAGGGTTTGCTGTGTTCCACATAGGAGCCAAAGATACGTACAGTTTCAATTCCTTTCTTGAATTATTCAATTCTTGCAAGTTAATCAAATCACACGATATAGACGGCTTTGATTCGTCGATGCCTCGTATACGCGAAATTGTTCTGAAAAAGGAGGTCAAAATTCTTCTGGATCGTGTAGGGGTTGCGAAACCCAAACCCATAAACGAACATTCGGCGAATAAGTGCTGGGTTCCCGATCATAAGCAAGAACTGGTCCGGAACGCTGAGCGTTTCATCACGGAGGAGCCGTTGAAGCCGTGGATCACGTTGAAGAGAAACATAAAGAACATAAAGTATTTGCCATCAATGGCTGATATTAGCTTTAAGAATAGGTATGTGTATGTTGATGTTGGGGCTAGAGGTTATGGGTCTAGCATCGGAAGCTGGTTCAAGAAGCAATACCCGAAACAGAACAAGACCTTTGAAGTGTATGCCATCGAAGCCGATAAGGCCTTTCACGAAGAGTATAACTTGAAGAAAGGGATTAGGCTATTGCCGTATGCGGCGTGGGTGCGAAACGAGACATTAAAGTTTGAGATTAATCGGGACCCAGGCAAGAATAGCAGTGATAATGGTAGAGGGATGGGGAGGATTCAACCCTTTGGTGGCGGCGGTGGTGGTAACAATGGTGGTGATGTGAATGAGATTCAAGGGTTTGATTTTGCGAATTGGTTAAAGAACACGGTGTCGGAGAGGGACTATGTGGTGATGAAGATGGACGTGGAAGGGACTGAATTCGAGTTGATTCCGAGGTTGTTTGAGACAGGAGCGATTTGTTTAATCGATGAGGTATTTCTCGAGTGCCACTACAATAGGTGGCAGAGATGTTGCCCTGGTCAGAGGAGCTCCAAGTATGAGAAAACTTATGGCCAATGCTTGGAGCTGTTTACTTCTCTCAGGCAAAGTGGTGTTCTTGTTCACCAGTGGTGGTAG
- the LOC121266524 gene encoding probable WRKY transcription factor 33 — protein sequence MTSNKKKNNMDSKSQDRVLNNNTAVSWGYSDRNGNGSEIPKFRSFPPSSLPLSPPPVSPSSYLAIPPGLSPTDFLSSPLFSSMNYANLPSPTTGAFAGQAFHYMSDSANHNQQLGMKEENKFSSDFSFQPETKPAAISSSIFQSSFAVEESMKRQQEAWNFNKPTNQTEFSLEIVEVKSEFAPMKSFRTSEMATTQEKMQSSSAPLSSHDQYTRPPQYIREQRKTDDGYNWRKYGQKNVKGSENPRSYYKCSFRGCPMKKKVETSLDGQITEIVYKGSHNHPKPQFNRRSSSQSIQSSSCTNMGIPDHSAVTVGNTQMASVTAHEEDSSASVGEDEFDQRSPTSNSAGDDDENEPEAKRWKRENENEGISASGSRTVREPRVVVQTTSEIDILDDGYRWRKYGQKVVKGNPNPRSYYKCTFIGCPVRKHVERASQDMRAVITTYEGKHNHDVPAARGSGNYAVNRPQSNANSSSYVPMPIRPSAMPTHINQTSYSDSFQNTRLPTSASQSTYTLQMLQGQGGVPFSGYTNQNQAAYMDQTQRSEGRNTFLESFFSEDY from the exons atgacctccaacaagaagaaaaacaacatgGACAGTAAAAGCCAAGATAGGGTACTGAATAATAACACAGCAGTAAGCTGGGGATATTCTGATAGAAATGGCAATGGCAGTGAAATACCCAAGTTCAGATCATTCCCACCTTCTTCATTGCCTCTATCGCCTCCTCCAGTTTCTCCCTCTTCTTATCTGGCTATCCCACCTGGTTTAAGCCCAACTGATTTCTTGAGCTCGCCTCTGTTTTCTTCCATGAATTATGCT AATCTGCCATCTCCGACTACTGGGGCTTTTGCTGGTCAAGCATTCCACTACATGAGCGATTCTGCTAATCACAACCAGCAGCTAGGAATGAAGGAGGAAAACAAATTTAGTTCTGATTTCTCTTTTCAACCAGAAACAAAGCCTGCTGCAATATCATCATCCATCTTCCAGTCTTCTTTCGCAGTG GAGGAATCCATGAAAAGACAACAGGAAGCATGGAATTTCAACAAACCTACAAATCAAACTGAATTTTCATTGGAGATAGTTGAAGTAAAATCAGAGTTTGCACCCATGAAGAGCTTCAGAACTTCAGAAATGGCTACAACCCAAGAAAAAATGCAGAGTAGTTCCGCTCCTTTGTCCAGCCACGATCAATATACTCGACCACCTCAATATATCAGAGAGCAAAGGAAAACAGATGATGGATACAACTGGAGGAAATATGGACAAAAAAATGTGAAAGGAAGTGAAAACCCGCGTAGTTATTACAAGTGCTCGTTTCGAGGCTGTCCCATGAAGAAAAAAGTTGAGACATCTTTGGATGGACAGATTACTGAAATAGTATACAAAGGAAGCCATAATCATCCCAAGCCTCAGTTCAATAGGAGATCATCTTCTCAATCAATCCAATCTTCATCCTGCACTAATATGGGAATTCCTGATCATTCAGCTGTAACAGTTGGAAATACACAAATGGCGTCTGTCACAGCACATGAGGAGGATTCTTCAGCCTCAGTTGGAGAGGACGAGTTTGATCAAAGGTCTCCAACGAGTAATTCGGCTGGAGATGACGATGAGAATGAGCCTGAGGCCAAAAGATG gaagagagaaaatgaaaacgaGGGGATTTCAGCTTCTGGGAGTAGGACTGTGAGAGAACCTAGAGTTGTAGTTCAAACAACAAGTGAAATTGATATTCTTGATGATGGGTACAGATGGAGGAAATATGGACAGAAAGTAGTCAAGGGAAATCCAAATccaag GAGCTACTACAAATGTACATTCATAGGCTGTCCAGTGAGGAAACATGTTGAGAGAGCATCTCAAGACATGAGGGCGGTGATCACCACTTATGAAGGGAAACACAATCATGATGTTCCGGCAGCTCGTGGCAGTGGCAATTATGCTGTGAATAGACCTCAATCCAATGCCAATAGCAGCAGCTACGTACCCATGCCCATAAGGCCCTCAGCCATGCCCACCCATATTAACCAGACTAGTTACTCCGATTCTTTCCAGAACACAAGGTTGCCAACATCTGCAAGTCAATCAACATATACCTTACAAATGTTGCAGGGCCAAGGAGGTGTCCCATTTTCAGGTTACACAAACCAAAATCAAGCTGCCTACATGGATCAGACACAACGCTCGGAAGGGCGAAACACGTTCCTCGAGTCATTCTTTTCTGAGGATTACTAA
- the LOC121266237 gene encoding F-box/LRR-repeat protein 3: protein MKKQRFPQALNSYFDLLSEEIVLSILEFLGPNPLDKKSFSLVCKSFYAIEARHRRTLKPLRSEHLPKVLKRYPHVTHMDLSLCRRVTDGSLAVIAGMCGTTLRSIDLSRSKFFTGAGLLSLALRCENLVEMDLSNATELRDGSAAVVAEAKNLERLWMGRCKMLTDIGVGCIAVGCRKLRLLNLKWCVGVGDLGVGLVAIKCKDIRVLDLSYLPITDKCLPCILNLQHLEDLTLEGCFGIDDNNLAVLKHGCKSLKKLDMSSCQKITPFGLSSVFSCTRCLEQLTLAYGSSVNLDLADSLNKLSMLQSIKLDGCSVTCDGLRAIGDWCVSLRDLSLSKCSGVTDYGLSYLVTKQKDLKKLDITCCRKITDVSISHIANSCTSLRSLRMESCTLVPREVFVLIGRCRSLEELDLTDNEIDDEGLKSISTCCKLSSLKLGICLNITDEGLSHVGMSCAGLKELDLYRCTGITDLGILAIAQGCPGIEMINIAYCKEITDSSFVSFSKCSKLNTIESRGCHITSLGVAAIAAGCKQLTKLDVKQCYEIDDAGMISLAYSSQNLKQINLSYSSVTDVGLLSLASISCLQSLTILHLKGLTARGLAAALLACGGLTKVKLHASFKSMLPQRLFEHLEARGCAFHWRNKVFEAELDPQCWKLRLEDMVQ from the exons ATGAAGAAACAAAGGTTTCCTCAGGCGCTCAACAGCTACTTCGATCTCCTTTCTGAGGAGATCGTGTTGTCCATCCTTGAATTCCTCGGACCAAACCCGCTTGACAAGAAGTCGTTTTCTTTAGTATGTAAATCTTTCTACGCCATCGAAGCCAGGCACCGTCGAACCTTGAAGCCGCTACGTTCCGAGCACCTACCCAAGGTCCTGAAAAGGTACCCGCACGTGACCCACATGGATCTCTCGCTGTGCCGGCGGGTCACCGATGGTTCGCTGGCTGTGATAGCTGGCATGTGCGGGACCACACTCCGCTCCATCGATCTCTCCCGGTCCAAGTTCTTCACGGGCGCCGGGCTGTTGAGTCTGGCACTGAGGTGCGAGAATCTGGTGGAGATGGACCTGTCGAACGCGACCGAGCTGAGGGACGGGTCGGCGGCGGTTGTGGCGGAGGCGAAGAACCTGGAGAGGCTGTGGATGGGGAGGTGCAAGATGCTGACCGACATAGGGGTCGGATGCATCGCGGTGGGATGTAGGAAGCTGAGGCTATTGAACTTGAAGTGGTGCGTGGGTGTTGGCGATTTGGGTGTCGGCTTGGTTGCTATCAAGTGTAAAGATATTCGTGTTTTGGATCTTTCTTACTTGCCG ATCACCGATAAGTGTTTACCATGCATCTTGAATCTGCAGCATCTCGAAGATTTGACATTAGAAGGATGCTTTGGTATTGATGACAACAACCTTGCAGTCCTTAAGCATGGGTGCAAGTCGCTAaag AAACTTGATATGTCAAGTTGTCAGAAGATTACTCCTTTTGGCTTGTCTTCTGTATTCAGTTGTACTAGATGTCTAGAACAACTTACCTTAGCATATGGTTCCTCT GTTAATCTCGATCTTGCTGATAGTTTGAACAAGCTTTCCATGTTGCAATCAATCAAATTAGACGGTTGCTCGGTTACCTGTGATGGACTGAGGGCCATTGGAGATTGGTGTGTATCACTGAGGGATCTCAGCTTAAGTAAATGTTCAGGAGTGACAGATTATGGCCTGTCCTACCTTGTAACAAAACAGAAAGACTTGAAGAAGCTAGATATCACATGTTGTCGTAAGATAACTGATGTATCTATTTCCCACATTGCAAATTCTTGCACATCACTTAGATCTCTCAGAATGGAATCATGTACCCTTGTTCCTAGAGAAGTATTTGTCTTAATTGGACGATGCCGTTCTCTTGAGGAACTTGACTTAACAGATAATGAAATTGATGATGAAG GTTTGAAATCCATCTCCACTTGTTGCAAACTCTCCAGCTTAAAACTTGGGATTTGTCTAAACATAACTGATGAGGGACTTTCCCATGTTGGCATGTCATGTGCAGGACTTAAGGAACTGGATTTGTACAG GTGCACAGGGATAACTGATTTAGGGATTTTAGCAATTGCTCAAGGATGCCCTGGCATCGAGATGATAAACATAGCGTACTGTAAAGAAATTACTGATAGTTCCTTCGTCTCGTTCTCAAAATGCTCAAAACTAAACACAATTGAAAGTCGAGGATGTCATATCACATCATTAGGGGTAGCAGCAATTGCTGCAGGATGCAAGCAACTAACCAAGTTAGACGTAAAGCAATGTTATGAAATTGATGATGCGGGGATGATTTCACTTGCTTACTCATCTCAAAACCTCAAGCAG ATAAATTTGTCGTATAGCTCAGTTACAGATGTGGGGCTCTTGTCTCTTGCCAGCATCAGCTGCCTACAGAGCTTGACCATTTTGCACTTGAAAGGTTTGACAGCCAGGGGGCTGGCAGCTGCCTTGTTGGCTTGTGGAGGACTGACAAAAGTGAAGCTCCATGCGTCCTTTAAATCCATGTTACCACAACGGCTTTTTGAACATTTGGAAGCTCGCGGTTGTGCATTCCACTGGAGAAATAAAGTGTTTGAG GCTGAATTAGATCCCCAGTGTTGGAAACTAAGGTTGGAAGATATGGTGCAATAG